A region of the bacterium genome:
AGTTGGAAGGAGGAATGAGTATGAACACCCGGTTATTATCCCATCAGGCCGCCTTCACGATGACCGAAGTCCTGATAGTTACCTCGATAGTTGTAATTTTGGTTACTCTTGGCGGGCCAAGCATCGTTCACATGATGCCTCAAATCAGGCTCAACAGTACTGCTCAGAATCTGGTGAATGACCTGCAGTTTGCCCGCATGCGTTCAATCACAACCTCCAAAGAATACCGGCTGAGCTTTGATGCCTCTGCGGAAAGCTACCGGATAGAAGAAGGCAATAAATCAGAAGGATCGAGCTGGCCAGGCACTTTGGTTGATCTGGAAAGAAGGCTGCATGACAGTTCCAACCTGTATTATCAAAAAAATATCGATATCAACAGCGTAACCCAGGATCCGGTTTTCAATCCAAAGGGGTTATGTTCAGCGGTCTCGACGATCAAGATTCAGAACAGTGATGGAGGCAAAAAAAAGATCGTCATTAACCTGGCAGGAGGGGTTAAAGTTTATGATACCTGGGATTAGCAGCAGCTTTTTCGGCGGGGAAAGGCCGGTAACTGAACATTAAATTCACAGCCCGTTAGGCTCGACCACGAGATCGCGTGCGGTATTGGGTGGGGCGAAAAAGCAGCCCCACCCTCCATGTGATCGATGCCTTTCTTAGAGGGGATAGCCCTCCTCCACTCCCTCGTCCCCCTTTGGGGGAGAGGTCTGGGGTGAGGGGGCTATTATTTGACCGGCTGTGTAATTCCCGCGAATCGCCTCTACTTATTCCTGTTTCTTAATGACCACATTGACCTTATCTTTGAGGATATTCTTGAATTCGTTGGCGTCATCGCTCTTTCCCTCATACAAACCATAATGAATGGGTATCGCAATTTTTGCCTTAACGTCGAGTACCGAATCTGCGGCTTCCTTTATATTATTCATCGTATATGTCTGTCCAAGAGGGACCAAGGCGATATCACAATTGAAATTCTTCATTTCCGGTATCTTCTCTGTATCCCCCGCATGATATATTCTCACTCCATGTATTGTGAGGATATATCCCATCCATTTATTTCCTTTGGGATGATACTTTGTCTTTACGAGGTTATAAGCCGGCACAGCTTCTGCGAGGATACCATTTATGGTGGTCTTCATTCCAGGTTCCAGGAGAATAACTTTGGATTTTTTTACTTTTTCAAGGTCCTGTGCACAATCTTTGGGAACTGTCAACACGGTGTTTTCCGTTGTGACCTGAGAAATATCCGGCAGAGAAAAATGATCGGGATGCTTGTGCGTAATAAAAACAATGTCAGCCTTATCAGATTTTTTAATTTGATATGGATCAAAATAGATTACCTGATCGTCAGCGTTGATTTTAACCGTAGCCTGTCCTAACCAGTGGATATTCTCGACCATTTGTTCAGGATTAATCTTCTTGGAATCTTCGCTGTGACTGAGAGAAGAAAAGGTTAAGAGTGCAGAGAAAATAATTATATAAAATATAATTTTTTTCATCAAAGATCTCCATTTCTTAATAATTTATTCGCTACCGGACACTTTTTTTTCAATTAATCAACCGCGAATGCACACGAATAGACGCTAATAAATTCTTTTGATTTGCCTTCATTATCGAGTCCCCTTTGTTCAGTTCGCGTTCATTCGCGGTTGTTACCTCAAAAGTGTCCGGTAGAGAGAAGTGCCGAAACTCTTTGAAAATATATTGACTCTTCCCCCCGTTGTACTATGCTTTTACGACCTTTTCATCCTTCAGCGAAACGCGCAAGGCATTTCTGGTGTCAATGATCAGTTTAGCCACAGAGTACAGCCACTTGTAGTCATAATCAGAATGGTCGGTCAC
Encoded here:
- a CDS encoding GspH/FimT family pseudopilin; this translates as MNTRLLSHQAAFTMTEVLIVTSIVVILVTLGGPSIVHMMPQIRLNSTAQNLVNDLQFARMRSITTSKEYRLSFDASAESYRIEEGNKSEGSSWPGTLVDLERRLHDSSNLYYQKNIDINSVTQDPVFNPKGLCSAVSTIKIQNSDGGKKKIVINLAGGVKVYDTWD
- a CDS encoding MBL fold metallo-hydrolase, with the translated sequence MKKIIFYIIIFSALLTFSSLSHSEDSKKINPEQMVENIHWLGQATVKINADDQVIYFDPYQIKKSDKADIVFITHKHPDHFSLPDISQVTTENTVLTVPKDCAQDLEKVKKSKVILLEPGMKTTINGILAEAVPAYNLVKTKYHPKGNKWMGYILTIHGVRIYHAGDTEKIPEMKNFNCDIALVPLGQTYTMNNIKEAADSVLDVKAKIAIPIHYGLYEGKSDDANEFKNILKDKVNVVIKKQE